A genome region from Sphingomonas sp. BGYR3 includes the following:
- a CDS encoding septation protein A: protein MNTAPPAREPISPLLRMAIDYGPLIVFFAANNLTRGPELARLLYATAAFMVATGISITVSFIKTRHVSPMLWISGGLVLILGGLTLWLQNETFIKMKPTLVYLTFAVVLGYGLMTGRPLLKLLLESAYPGLTERGWRQLTINWAVFFIVMAGVNEAVWRTQSTDFWVSFKLFGTIPLTLIFAAANIPMLLKNGLQAGEAAKDPPVPPEG from the coding sequence ATGAACACCGCGCCCCCCGCCCGCGAACCCATTTCGCCGCTGCTGCGCATGGCAATCGATTACGGGCCGCTGATCGTGTTTTTCGCCGCCAACAACCTGACGCGCGGACCGGAGCTGGCGCGGCTGCTCTATGCGACCGCGGCGTTCATGGTGGCGACCGGCATTTCGATCACGGTTTCGTTCATCAAGACGCGCCATGTGTCGCCGATGCTGTGGATTTCGGGCGGCCTTGTCCTGATCCTGGGCGGTCTGACGCTGTGGCTGCAGAACGAGACGTTCATCAAGATGAAGCCGACCCTGGTCTATCTGACCTTTGCGGTCGTGCTGGGCTATGGCCTGATGACGGGTCGTCCGCTGCTCAAGCTGTTGCTGGAAAGCGCGTATCCCGGCCTGACCGAGCGCGGATGGCGTCAGCTGACGATCAACTGGGCGGTGTTTTTCATCGTGATGGCTGGCGTGAACGAAGCGGTCTGGCGGACGCAATCGACCGATTTCTGGGTCAGCTTCAAGCTGTTCGGCACGATCCCGCTGACCTTGATCTTTGCCGCGGCCAATATCCCCATGCTGCTGAAAAACGGCCTTCAGGCAGGCGAGGCGGCCAAGGATCCGCCGGTGCCGCCGGAGGGGTGA
- the mtaB gene encoding tRNA (N(6)-L-threonylcarbamoyladenosine(37)-C(2))-methylthiotransferase MtaB, whose product MSVQGSPVPEIVSLGCRLNIAESETIRAMVSGRDMIVVNSCAVTNEAVKSTRAAIRRARRARPDAELVVTGCAVQVDPASFAAMPEVDRVIGNAEKLLPAAWAGTDAVRVSDIMAVRDTAPHLSASFSEHARAFVEVQNGCDHRCTFCIIPYGRGNSRSVPAGGVVDRIAALVDQGYREVVLTGVDLTSYGPDLPGSPTLGALVERILTHTRVERLRLSSLDSVEIDDRLFALLTQEQRLLPHVHLSFQAGDDMILKRMKRRHSRAQAVAIVQRLKAARPDIAIGADLIAGFPTEDDVMAANTLALIDDCDIVHAHIFPFSPRDGTPAARMPQVPHAIIRERAAALRARAAERRAAWLRSQIGTRQSLLVERPGDRGHAGNFAEIRLASPLPIGQIGAVTITDATDTHLIGTPE is encoded by the coding sequence ATGTCCGTCCAAGGCTCCCCTGTGCCAGAGATCGTCAGTCTCGGCTGTCGGCTCAACATCGCGGAAAGCGAAACGATCCGTGCCATGGTGTCGGGCCGTGACATGATCGTCGTCAACAGCTGTGCCGTGACGAACGAAGCGGTGAAATCGACCCGCGCCGCAATCCGCCGGGCGCGGCGGGCAAGGCCGGACGCGGAACTGGTCGTCACCGGATGCGCGGTGCAGGTCGATCCGGCAAGTTTCGCCGCGATGCCGGAGGTGGACCGGGTGATCGGCAATGCCGAAAAGCTGCTGCCCGCCGCCTGGGCCGGGACGGATGCCGTGCGCGTTTCGGACATCATGGCGGTGCGCGACACCGCGCCGCACCTGTCCGCCAGCTTTTCCGAACACGCCCGCGCGTTCGTGGAGGTGCAGAATGGCTGCGACCATCGCTGTACCTTCTGCATCATCCCCTATGGCCGGGGAAACAGCCGGTCGGTGCCGGCAGGCGGCGTGGTCGATCGCATCGCCGCGCTGGTCGATCAGGGGTATCGCGAAGTCGTGCTGACCGGCGTCGACCTGACCAGTTATGGCCCCGATCTGCCGGGGTCCCCGACGCTGGGCGCGCTGGTCGAGCGGATTTTGACGCATACGCGCGTCGAGCGGCTCCGCCTGTCGTCGCTGGATTCGGTGGAGATCGACGACCGGCTGTTCGCCCTGTTGACGCAGGAACAGCGCCTGTTGCCGCACGTCCACCTGTCGTTCCAGGCGGGCGACGACATGATCCTGAAGCGGATGAAGCGCCGCCACAGCCGGGCACAGGCCGTAGCGATCGTTCAGCGGCTGAAGGCCGCGCGGCCGGACATTGCGATCGGCGCGGACCTGATCGCCGGGTTCCCGACCGAGGATGACGTCATGGCGGCCAATACGCTGGCCCTGATCGACGATTGCGACATCGTCCATGCCCATATCTTTCCGTTCAGCCCGCGCGACGGCACGCCCGCCGCCCGGATGCCGCAGGTGCCGCACGCGATCATCCGCGAGCGGGCCGCCGCATTGCGCGCCCGCGCGGCCGAACGCCGCGCGGCATGGCTGCGCTCGCAGATCGGGACGCGCCAGTCGTTGCTGGTCGAACGGCCCGGCGACCGGGGCCATGCCGGCAATTTCGCAGAAATCCGCCTTGCCTCTCCGCTGCCGATCGGACAGATCGGAGCGGTGACCATAACCGATGCCACCGACACCCATTTGATCGGAACCCCTGAATGA
- the ffh gene encoding signal recognition particle protein → MFESLSDRLGGVFDRLRGRGALTEADVRAAMREVRVALLEADVALPVARDFVEKVTEQAIGQQVLRSVTPGQQVVKIVNDALVDMLGADTAELNLGVTPPAVVMLVGLQGSGKTTTTAKLAKLISKTERKRVLMASLDVNRPAAQEQLAVLGTQTEIATLPIVPGQQPVDIARRALQAAKLQGFDVLMLDTAGRLHVDQALMDEMRAVSDVAMPAETLLVVDSLTGQDAVNVAENFSAQVPLTGVILTRMDGDARGGAALSMRAVTGKPIKFAGMGEKLDQIEPFHPKRVAGRILGMGDVVSLVEKAAASIEQEDAERMASRLAKGQFDMNDLRSQLSQMRKMGGLGALAGMIPGLKKAQAQVDQVGGDKVLVRMDAIIGSMTPKERAKPELLNAKRKIRIAKGAGVTVQDVNKLIKMHQEMQTAMKRLKKMGGLKGMLGMLGKGGMGGVGNALGGPDMGAMMDKMGGGLPGLPGGPGGGNIPPELARLLNKKK, encoded by the coding sequence ATGTTCGAAAGTCTCAGCGATCGCCTTGGCGGTGTTTTCGATCGGCTGCGGGGCCGCGGTGCCCTGACCGAGGCGGACGTGCGCGCCGCGATGCGCGAGGTGCGCGTGGCGCTGCTGGAGGCGGACGTAGCGCTGCCGGTCGCCCGCGATTTCGTGGAAAAGGTGACCGAACAGGCGATCGGGCAACAGGTGCTGCGCTCGGTCACGCCGGGGCAACAGGTCGTCAAGATCGTCAATGACGCGCTTGTCGACATGCTGGGCGCGGATACGGCCGAACTGAACCTTGGCGTCACGCCGCCCGCCGTCGTGATGCTGGTCGGGCTTCAGGGGTCGGGCAAGACGACGACCACGGCCAAGCTGGCCAAGCTGATCAGCAAGACTGAGCGCAAGCGCGTGCTGATGGCGTCGCTCGACGTCAATCGCCCGGCGGCGCAGGAACAGCTGGCCGTTCTGGGCACGCAGACAGAGATCGCGACCCTGCCGATCGTGCCGGGGCAACAGCCGGTGGACATCGCCCGCCGCGCGCTTCAGGCGGCAAAGCTTCAGGGTTTCGACGTCCTGATGCTCGACACCGCGGGCCGCCTGCACGTCGATCAGGCGCTGATGGACGAAATGCGGGCGGTGTCGGACGTGGCCATGCCCGCCGAAACGCTGCTGGTCGTCGACAGCCTGACCGGTCAGGATGCGGTCAACGTCGCAGAGAATTTCTCGGCTCAGGTACCGCTGACCGGCGTGATCCTGACCCGGATGGACGGCGATGCCCGCGGCGGCGCTGCGCTGTCGATGCGCGCCGTTACCGGCAAGCCGATCAAGTTTGCCGGCATGGGCGAAAAGCTTGACCAGATCGAACCGTTCCATCCCAAGCGGGTGGCCGGGCGCATCCTGGGCATGGGCGATGTCGTGTCGCTGGTCGAAAAGGCCGCGGCCTCGATCGAACAGGAAGATGCCGAGCGCATGGCATCCCGGCTGGCCAAGGGTCAGTTCGACATGAACGACCTGCGCAGCCAGTTGTCGCAGATGCGCAAGATGGGCGGCCTTGGCGCGCTGGCCGGCATGATCCCCGGCCTGAAAAAGGCGCAGGCGCAGGTCGATCAGGTCGGCGGCGACAAGGTGCTGGTCCGCATGGACGCGATCATCGGATCGATGACGCCAAAGGAACGCGCCAAGCCGGAACTGCTGAACGCCAAACGCAAGATCCGCATTGCCAAGGGCGCGGGCGTGACGGTTCAGGACGTGAACAAGCTCATCAAGATGCATCAGGAGATGCAGACCGCGATGAAGCGCCTGAAAAAGATGGGCGGGCTCAAGGGGATGCTGGGCATGCTCGGCAAGGGCGGCATGGGCGGCGTCGGCAATGCGCTCGGCGGTCCGGACATGGGCGCGATGATGGACAAGATGGGCGGCGGGCTTCCCGGTCTGCCCGGCGGGCCGGGCGGGGGGAATATCCCGCCAGAGCTCGCACGGCTTTTGAACAAGAAGAAGTAA
- the rpsP gene encoding 30S ribosomal protein S16 has translation MAISMRLSRGGSKKRPYYRIVIADARSPRDGKFIEKIGTYNPLLAKDSPERVKLDADRAKHWLGVGAQPTDRVARFLDAAGIKERAARSNPKKAEPGEKAKERAEERAEKLKAAEEAAAAAKAEAEAKAAEPEAPAEEAAAEEAPAADAAEEQAEG, from the coding sequence ATGGCAATTTCCATGCGTTTGTCGCGCGGCGGCTCCAAGAAGCGGCCCTATTACCGGATCGTCATCGCTGACGCCCGTTCGCCCCGCGACGGCAAGTTCATCGAAAAGATCGGCACCTACAACCCGCTGCTCGCCAAGGATTCGCCGGAGCGCGTGAAGCTCGACGCCGATCGCGCCAAGCATTGGCTGGGCGTCGGCGCGCAGCCGACCGACCGCGTTGCCCGTTTCCTGGACGCCGCCGGCATCAAGGAGCGTGCGGCCCGCAGCAACCCGAAAAAGGCCGAGCCGGGCGAAAAGGCCAAGGAGCGCGCCGAAGAGCGTGCCGAAAAGCTGAAGGCCGCTGAAGAAGCCGCCGCCGCTGCCAAGGCGGAAGCCGAAGCCAAGGCCGCCGAACCCGAAGCCCCGGCCGAAGAAGCTGCGGCCGAAGAAGCCCCGGCTGCCGATGCCGCCGAGGAACAGGCCGAGGGCTGA
- the purQ gene encoding phosphoribosylformylglycinamidine synthase subunit PurQ: MTAAVIVFPGSNCDRDMAVALEAVTGRKPNMVWHRESELPAGTDVIALPGGFSYGDYLRCGAIAARSPVIQAVIEAAARGVPVLGVCNGFQVLTETGLLPGALMRNAGLDFVCRDVALTVENSQNLFTGSYSAGERITIPVAHHDGNYFADAETLDRIEGEGRVAFRYAEDVNGSARQIAGVLNAAGNVLGMMPHPERRIEAAHGGTDGRRLFEGMLGLVGA; the protein is encoded by the coding sequence GTGACCGCCGCCGTCATCGTCTTTCCCGGTTCCAACTGCGACCGCGACATGGCGGTGGCGTTGGAGGCCGTGACGGGCCGCAAGCCGAACATGGTGTGGCACCGCGAGAGCGAATTGCCCGCCGGTACCGATGTCATCGCCCTGCCCGGCGGTTTTTCCTATGGCGATTATCTGCGCTGCGGCGCGATTGCCGCGCGGTCGCCGGTCATCCAGGCGGTGATCGAGGCGGCGGCGCGCGGCGTGCCCGTGCTGGGCGTGTGCAACGGATTTCAGGTGCTGACCGAAACCGGCCTGCTGCCCGGCGCGCTGATGCGCAATGCAGGCCTGGATTTCGTGTGCCGCGACGTCGCGCTGACCGTCGAGAACAGCCAGAACCTGTTCACCGGCAGCTATTCGGCGGGTGAGCGGATCACCATTCCGGTGGCGCACCATGACGGCAATTACTTCGCCGATGCCGAGACGCTGGACCGGATCGAGGGCGAGGGCCGCGTGGCATTCCGATATGCCGAGGACGTCAACGGTTCCGCGCGCCAGATTGCGGGCGTGCTGAACGCGGCCGGAAACGTGCTGGGCATGATGCCGCACCCCGAACGGCGGATCGAGGCGGCGCATGGCGGCACCGATGGTCGCCGGCTGTTCGAAGGGATGCTGGGCCTGGTCGGGGCCTGA
- a CDS encoding superoxide dismutase, with the protein MAYILPELPYAKDALAPHMSAETFEFHHGKHHNAYVVNANKLIADIPEVAEAKLSDAILFAKEKGNKGLFNNTAQIWNHSFFWQCLTPDYEAPTGKLADMIADEFGSTEALVSKLVAESVGHFASGWGWLVLDGDKLKVTSLHDADTPVAYDGMKPLLTIDVWEHAYYVDYRNARPAYVEAVANKLINWAFVAQNLDGEGVSRADQG; encoded by the coding sequence ATGGCCTATATCCTGCCCGAACTGCCCTATGCAAAGGACGCGCTGGCGCCGCATATGTCGGCGGAAACCTTTGAGTTCCATCATGGCAAGCATCACAATGCCTATGTCGTGAACGCCAACAAGCTGATTGCCGACATCCCCGAAGTGGCCGAGGCAAAGCTGTCCGACGCGATCCTGTTCGCCAAGGAAAAGGGCAACAAGGGCCTGTTCAACAACACGGCCCAGATCTGGAACCACAGCTTTTTCTGGCAGTGCCTGACCCCCGATTACGAAGCGCCCACCGGCAAGCTGGCCGACATGATCGCCGACGAATTCGGCTCGACCGAGGCGCTGGTCAGCAAGCTGGTTGCCGAAAGCGTCGGCCATTTCGCCAGCGGCTGGGGCTGGCTGGTGCTCGACGGCGACAAGCTCAAGGTCACGTCGCTGCACGATGCCGACACGCCGGTCGCGTATGACGGCATGAAGCCGCTGCTGACGATCGACGTGTGGGAACACGCCTATTATGTCGATTATCGCAACGCCCGCCCGGCCTATGTCGAGGCAGTGGCCAACAAGCTGATCAACTGGGCGTTCGTCGCTCAGAACCTCGATGGCGAAGGCGTCAGCCGCGCCGATCAGGGCTGA
- the purS gene encoding phosphoribosylformylglycinamidine synthase subunit PurS: MKLRIIVTLKNGVLDPQGRAIQHALGSLGFEGVDDVRAGKLFELEVADSTSDEAIAGMCEKLLANTVIENYRVEKL, translated from the coding sequence ATGAAACTTCGCATCATCGTCACGCTGAAGAACGGCGTGCTCGACCCGCAGGGTCGCGCGATCCAGCACGCGCTGGGATCGCTGGGGTTCGAGGGCGTGGACGATGTGCGCGCCGGCAAGCTGTTCGAACTGGAAGTCGCCGACAGCACCAGCGACGAGGCGATTGCCGGCATGTGCGAAAAGCTGCTGGCAAACACGGTCATCGAAAATTACCGGGTGGAAAAGCTGTGA
- a CDS encoding DUF4349 domain-containing protein, whose product MRTGRLLLLTVAIMAMAGCGAPESAEPSGKMEVAEPAAQAPATSATGAAPIDVTLPKIAYVYSLGFRLPAGAVAKVQDAHLALCDRLGPARCVLSGMTRSDGEGERAEAAMTLRVATRDARPFARALEQAAASGGGRMAETEVEAEDVSKAMVDADARIRQRELLVARLTEILRTRTGKVAELVEAERSVALAQEELDQARGLLAELRGRVAYSTFTLRYSGVAATPEGGMSDAIADSAASFGAAIRSLAVALIYLFPWLVIGGLAFLAWRRWLGPRVRRRQEEEGSPG is encoded by the coding sequence ATGCGGACCGGCCGACTGCTGTTATTGACCGTCGCGATCATGGCGATGGCAGGATGTGGGGCACCGGAAAGCGCCGAACCGTCCGGCAAGATGGAGGTCGCCGAACCAGCGGCACAGGCACCGGCAACGAGCGCGACGGGTGCTGCGCCGATCGACGTCACGCTGCCCAAGATCGCTTATGTCTATTCGCTGGGGTTCCGGCTTCCCGCCGGTGCGGTGGCAAAGGTGCAGGACGCCCATCTGGCGCTGTGCGACCGGCTTGGCCCAGCCCGGTGCGTGCTGAGCGGAATGACCCGCAGCGACGGCGAAGGAGAACGGGCCGAGGCGGCGATGACGCTGCGTGTGGCGACCCGCGACGCGCGGCCCTTTGCACGCGCGCTGGAACAGGCGGCTGCATCGGGCGGCGGGCGGATGGCGGAAACCGAGGTCGAGGCCGAGGATGTGTCCAAGGCCATGGTCGATGCCGATGCCCGCATCCGGCAGCGCGAATTGCTGGTCGCGCGGCTGACCGAAATCCTGCGGACGAGGACGGGCAAGGTCGCCGAACTGGTCGAGGCCGAGCGCAGCGTGGCACTGGCGCAGGAGGAACTGGATCAGGCGCGCGGCCTGCTGGCCGAATTGCGCGGCAGGGTCGCCTATTCGACCTTTACCCTGCGCTACTCGGGCGTTGCTGCAACACCGGAGGGCGGGATGAGCGATGCGATCGCCGACAGTGCGGCGTCCTTTGGCGCGGCGATCCGCAGTCTTGCCGTGGCGCTGATCTATCTGTTCCCATGGCTTGTGATCGGCGGGCTGGCCTTTTTGGCATGGCGGCGCTGGCTTGGCCCGCGGGTCCGGCGGCGGCAGGAAGAGGAGGGGTCGCCCGGCTGA
- a CDS encoding EAL domain-containing protein, whose amino-acid sequence MDIESMIGAARRNGWISSLVSLAAILLFVGIGSSVLTSTIGHYLRDAAPTERTLAIALMLNVALILLGWRRHSALRREVKVRAEAEERAHLLASRDPLTGFLNRRALAEEGANLLTQGERRQKAMALILLDLDHFKTINDMYGHSVGDALLRQVASEIRDAMPHVALTGRLGGDEFACGFLFDGDHPQPVERVAERLVTRMAQPFDADGIVCHVSCSIGIARSDVDCRSMDAILRRADIAMYAAKKAGRNRFAWFDTSMERELHARNDLELGLRNAIPAGQIVPYFEQQRDLATGELVGFEVLARWEHPHHGLISPERFIPIAEETGMIADLSMSIMRQACLAARDWDPSLTLSINVSPWQLRDAWLAQKIIKVLTETGFPAERLEVEITETALFDNLALAQSIVGSLKNQRIRLALDDFGTGYSSLAHLRALPFDRIKIDKSFVTSLTESLDSVAIVNAIVGLGESLNLPITAEGIENETILERLRALGVAKGQGWTFGMPISAGAVRRMLAELDLIVTAIHTPVHPGNLPTTRHQAR is encoded by the coding sequence ATGGATATTGAGAGCATGATCGGCGCCGCACGGCGCAACGGCTGGATATCCTCGCTGGTCAGCCTGGCGGCGATCCTGTTGTTCGTCGGCATCGGCAGTTCAGTGCTGACGTCCACCATCGGCCATTATCTGCGCGATGCCGCCCCGACGGAGCGGACGCTGGCCATTGCACTGATGCTGAACGTCGCGCTGATCCTGCTGGGATGGCGGCGGCATTCGGCGCTGCGGCGCGAGGTGAAGGTGCGGGCCGAGGCGGAGGAGCGCGCGCATCTGCTGGCCAGCCGCGATCCGCTGACCGGGTTTCTGAACCGCCGGGCGCTGGCCGAGGAAGGTGCGAACCTGCTGACCCAGGGTGAGCGGCGGCAAAAGGCGATGGCGCTGATCCTGCTCGACCTCGATCATTTCAAGACGATCAACGATATGTACGGCCATTCGGTCGGCGATGCCCTGTTACGGCAGGTGGCGTCGGAAATCCGCGATGCGATGCCGCACGTCGCGCTGACCGGGCGGCTGGGCGGCGACGAATTCGCCTGCGGTTTCCTGTTCGACGGCGATCATCCCCAGCCGGTCGAGCGCGTGGCGGAGCGGCTGGTCACCCGCATGGCGCAGCCGTTCGACGCCGATGGCATCGTGTGCCATGTCAGCTGTTCGATCGGCATCGCGCGGTCGGACGTGGATTGCCGGAGCATGGACGCGATCCTGCGCCGCGCCGATATCGCCATGTATGCGGCGAAAAAGGCCGGGCGGAACCGGTTTGCGTGGTTCGACACGTCGATGGAGCGGGAGCTGCACGCCCGCAACGACCTGGAACTCGGGTTGCGCAATGCGATCCCCGCCGGGCAGATCGTCCCTTATTTCGAGCAGCAGCGCGACCTTGCCACCGGCGAGCTGGTCGGGTTCGAGGTGCTGGCGCGGTGGGAACATCCGCATCACGGCCTGATCAGCCCGGAACGGTTCATTCCGATTGCCGAGGAAACCGGGATGATCGCCGACCTGTCCATGTCGATCATGCGTCAGGCGTGCCTGGCCGCGCGCGACTGGGACCCGTCGCTGACGCTGTCGATCAATGTTTCGCCGTGGCAGCTGCGCGATGCGTGGCTGGCGCAGAAGATCATCAAGGTGCTGACCGAAACCGGCTTTCCGGCCGAGCGGCTGGAGGTGGAGATCACCGAAACCGCGCTGTTCGACAATCTGGCGCTGGCGCAGTCCATCGTCGGCAGCCTGAAGAACCAGCGGATCCGGCTGGCGCTGGATGATTTCGGGACCGGTTATTCATCGCTGGCGCATCTGCGCGCGCTGCCATTCGACCGGATCAAGATCGACAAGAGTTTCGTGACGTCGCTGACCGAAAGCCTGGATTCGGTCGCCATCGTCAATGCCATCGTCGGCCTGGGCGAGAGCCTGAACCTGCCGATCACGGCCGAGGGGATCGAGAATGAGACGATCCTGGAGCGGCTGCGCGCGCTGGGCGTGGCAAAGGGTCAGGGCTGGACGTTCGGGATGCCGATTTCCGCAGGCGCGGTTCGCCGGATGCTGGCCGAACTGGACCTGATCGTCACGGCGATCCACACGCCGGTCCATCCCGGCAATCTGCCTACCACCCGGCATCAGGCCCGCTGA
- the ftsY gene encoding signal recognition particle-docking protein FtsY gives MSWSDRLFGGFRKTSDRLLGNLAGLSAARLDEDRLEEIEEALIASDLGPETAARVRTRLADGQYERNLEELGIRLVVAEEIQRALEPVAEPLPIRTGLKPQVVLVVGVNGSGKTTTIAKLAKTVKDQGFSVMLAAGDTFRAAAIGQLKTWAERLGVPIVAGAEGGDAAGLAHDAVRQAIDRGVDMLIIDTAGRLQNRRELMDELAKVKRVIGKQLPDAPHDVLLVLDATTGQNALSQIEVFKDVAGVTGLVMTKLDGTARGGVLVAAAERFRLPIHAIGVGETAEDLRAFDANEVARAIAGVERISR, from the coding sequence ATGAGTTGGTCAGACCGCCTGTTTGGCGGCTTTCGCAAGACATCCGACCGTCTGCTCGGCAACCTGGCCGGCCTGTCCGCCGCCCGGCTGGACGAGGATCGGCTGGAGGAAATCGAAGAGGCGCTGATCGCGTCCGATCTCGGCCCGGAAACCGCGGCGCGGGTGCGCACCCGGCTGGCCGACGGGCAGTATGAGCGCAACCTGGAGGAACTGGGCATCCGGCTGGTCGTGGCGGAGGAAATCCAGCGCGCGCTGGAGCCGGTGGCCGAGCCCCTGCCCATTCGCACCGGCCTGAAACCTCAGGTGGTGCTGGTGGTCGGCGTCAACGGATCGGGCAAGACGACGACGATCGCCAAGCTGGCCAAGACGGTGAAGGATCAGGGGTTTTCCGTGATGCTGGCCGCAGGCGACACGTTCCGGGCGGCGGCCATCGGGCAGCTGAAAACCTGGGCCGAGCGGCTGGGCGTGCCCATCGTGGCGGGGGCAGAGGGCGGCGATGCGGCGGGCCTGGCCCATGATGCCGTGCGTCAGGCGATCGACCGGGGCGTCGACATGCTGATCATTGACACGGCCGGGCGGCTGCAGAACCGCCGCGAGCTGATGGACGAACTGGCCAAGGTGAAGCGCGTGATCGGCAAGCAGTTGCCCGATGCGCCGCATGACGTGCTGCTGGTGCTGGATGCCACCACCGGCCAGAACGCGCTGTCGCAGATCGAGGTGTTCAAGGACGTGGCGGGTGTAACCGGGCTGGTGATGACCAAGCTGGACGGGACGGCGCGCGGCGGCGTGCTGGTGGCGGCGGCGGAGCGGTTCCGCCTGCCCATCCACGCCATCGGCGTTGGCGAGACGGCGGAGGATTTGCGCGCATTCGACGCCAATGAAGTCGCCCGCGCCATCGCCGGTGTCGAACGCATCAGTCGTTGA
- the purC gene encoding phosphoribosylaminoimidazolesuccinocarboxamide synthase encodes MARRRQIYEGKAKILYEGPEPGTLIQYFKDDATAFNAQKKGTINGKGVLNNRISEHVFTLLGSIGIPTHFIRRLNMREQLIRQVEIVPIEVVVRNVVAGSLAKRLGIEEGQQLPRTIVEYYYKDDALGDPMVTDEHILAFGWAAQEELHDMADMAIRVNDFLTGLFAGIGIRLVDFKLEFGRIWDNDYSRIILADEISPDGCRLWDVTTGEKLDKDRFRRDLGGEVEAYQEVARRLGLLPEGADSDVLDLDSHRKKLGK; translated from the coding sequence ATGGCACGCCGCCGCCAGATTTATGAGGGCAAGGCCAAGATCCTGTATGAAGGGCCGGAACCCGGCACCCTGATCCAGTATTTCAAGGACGATGCGACCGCCTTCAACGCCCAGAAAAAGGGCACGATCAACGGCAAGGGCGTCCTGAACAACCGGATTTCCGAGCACGTCTTCACGCTGCTCGGCTCCATCGGCATTCCGACGCATTTCATCCGGCGGCTGAACATGCGCGAACAGCTGATCCGGCAGGTCGAGATCGTGCCGATCGAGGTTGTCGTGCGCAACGTCGTTGCCGGGTCGCTGGCCAAGCGGCTGGGGATCGAGGAGGGGCAGCAACTGCCCCGCACGATCGTCGAATATTATTACAAGGACGATGCGCTGGGCGACCCGATGGTCACCGACGAGCATATCCTGGCATTCGGATGGGCCGCGCAGGAGGAATTGCACGACATGGCCGACATGGCCATTCGCGTAAACGATTTCCTGACCGGGCTGTTCGCCGGCATCGGCATCCGGCTGGTCGACTTCAAGCTGGAGTTCGGCCGCATCTGGGACAATGATTACAGCCGCATCATCCTGGCCGACGAGATCAGCCCGGACGGGTGCCGGTTGTGGGACGTGACCACCGGCGAAAAGCTGGACAAGGACCGGTTCCGCCGCGACCTGGGCGGCGAGGTGGAAGCGTATCAGGAGGTTGCACGCCGCCTTGGCCTGTTGCCGGAGGGTGCGGATTCCGACGTGCTCGACCTGGACAGCCATCGCAAGAAGCTGGGCAAGTAA
- a CDS encoding DUF924 family protein yields the protein MSGDLGTVADEVHAGARVVLDFWLNQPKERHFAVDPVLDREIAERFGALRDRVLASEAAGWRHDRDALLAAIILLDQFSRNIHRGRAEAFAADDLALELCLSAIRRGWHAQERGVRATFLLMPLMHAEHLVLQRFAIDCFQAAGLEEQVRYGQAHLAVIERFGRFPSRNAALGRASTPAEEAWLSGPDAGW from the coding sequence ATGAGCGGCGACTTAGGGACAGTGGCGGATGAAGTCCACGCGGGCGCCCGCGTGGTGCTGGATTTCTGGTTGAATCAGCCAAAGGAACGGCATTTCGCGGTCGATCCGGTGCTCGACCGGGAAATTGCCGAACGCTTCGGTGCGCTGCGCGACCGTGTGCTGGCCAGCGAAGCGGCGGGCTGGCGTCACGATCGGGACGCGCTGCTCGCGGCGATCATCCTGCTCGATCAGTTTTCGCGCAACATCCATCGCGGGCGGGCAGAGGCATTTGCCGCCGACGATCTGGCGCTGGAACTGTGCCTGTCCGCGATCCGTCGCGGCTGGCATGCTCAGGAACGGGGCGTGCGGGCGACCTTCCTGCTGATGCCGCTGATGCACGCCGAACATCTTGTGCTGCAACGCTTCGCCATCGACTGTTTTCAGGCCGCCGGGCTGGAGGAACAGGTGCGATATGGTCAGGCGCATCTGGCTGTGATCGAACGGTTCGGCCGCTTCCCCTCGCGCAATGCGGCGCTGGGCAGGGCCAGCACGCCGGCGGAGGAAGCGTGGCTCAGCGGGCCTGATGCCGGGTGGTAG